In one Phyllostomus discolor isolate MPI-MPIP mPhyDis1 chromosome 8, mPhyDis1.pri.v3, whole genome shotgun sequence genomic region, the following are encoded:
- the NPTX1 gene encoding neuronal pentraxin-1 isoform X1, whose translation MPARRAARTCALLALCLLGSAAQDFGPTRFICTSVPVDADMCGAPVAAGGAEELRSNVLQLRETVLQQKETILSQKETIRELTTKLGRCESQSTLDTAAGRKQPGSGKNTMGDLSRTPAAETLSQLGQTLQSLKTRLENLEQYSRLNSSSQTNSLKDLLQSKIDDLERQVLSRVNTLEEGKGGPRNDTEERVKIESALTSLHQRISELEKGQKDNRPGDKFQLTFPLRTNYMYAKVRKSLPEMYAFTVCMWLKASAAPGVGTPFSYAVPGQANELVLIEWGNNPMEILINDKVAKLPFVINDGKWHHICVTWTTRDGVWEAYQDGTQGGNGENLAPYHPIKPQGVLVLGQEQDTLGGGFDATQAFVGELAHFNIWDRKLTPGEVYNLATCSAKALSGNVIAWAESHIEIYGGATKWTFEACRQIN comes from the exons ATGCCGGCCCGCCGCGCCGCGCGCACCTGTGCGCTGCTCGCCCTCTGCCTCCTGGGCAGCGCGGCCCAGGATTTCGGGCCGACGCGCTTCATCTGCACCTCGGTGCCCGTGGACGCGGACATGTGCGGCGCGCCCGTGGCCGCCGGCGGCGCCGAGGAGCTCCGGAGCAATGTGCTGCAGCTCCGCGAGACCGTGCTGCAGCAGAAGGAGACCATCCTGAGCCAGAAGGAGACGATCCGCGAGCTGACCACGAAGCTGGGCCGCTGCGAGAGTCAGAGCACGCTGGACACCGCCGCCGGCCGCAAGCAGCCCGGCTCGGGCAAGAACACCATGGGCGACCTGTCCCGGACGCCGGCCGCCGAGACGCTCAGCCAACTCGGGCAAACTTTGCAGTCGCTCAAAACCCGCCTGGAGAACCTCGAG CAGTACAGCCGGCTCAACTCCTCCAGCCAGACCAACAGCCTCAAGGATCTGCTGCAGAGCAAGATCGATGACCTGGAGAGGCAAGTGCTGTCCCGGGTGAACACGctggaggagggcaaggggggCCCCCGGAACGACACGGAGGAGCGGGTCAAGATCGAGAGCGCCCTGACCTCCCTGCACCAGCGGATCAGCGAGCTGGAGAAAG GCCAGAAGGACAACCGCCCTGGTGACAAGTTCCAGCTCACGTTCCCCCTGCGGACCAACTACATGTACGCCAAGGTGAGGAAGAGCCTGCCGGAGATGTACGCCTTCACCGTGTGCATGTGGCTCAAGGCCAGCGCCGCGCCCGGCGTGGGCACGCCCTTCTCCTACGCCGTGCCCGGCCAGGCCAACGAGCTGGTCCTCATCGAGTGGGGCAACAACCCCATGGAGATCCTCATCAACGACAAG gtgGCCAAGCTGCCCTTTGTCATCAATGACGGCAAGTGGCACCACATCTGCGTCACCTGGACCACCCGGGATGGGGTCTGGGAAGCCTACCAGGACGGCACCCAGGGCGGCAATGGCGAGAACCTGGCGCCCTATCACCCCATCAAGCCGCAAGGCGTGCTGGTGCTGGGCCAGGAGCAG GACACCCTGGGTGGCGGGTTCGATGCCACCCAGGCGTTCGTGGGGGAGCTGGCCCACTTCAACATCTGGGACCGCAAGCTGACCCCGGGGGAGGTGTACAACCTGGCCACCTGCAGCGCCAAGGCCCTGTCCGGCAACGTCATCGCCTGGGCCGAGTCCCACATCGAGATCTACGGGGGAGCCACCAAGTGGACATTCGAAGCCTGTCGCCAGATCAACTGA
- the NPTX1 gene encoding neuronal pentraxin-1 isoform X2 — MPARRAARTCALLALCLLGSAAQDFGPTRFICTSVPVDADMCGAPVAAGGAEELRSNVLQLRETVLQQKETILSQKETIRELTTKLGRCESQSTLDTAAGRKQPGSGKNTMGDLSRTPAAETLSQLGQTLQSLKTRLENLEYSRLNSSSQTNSLKDLLQSKIDDLERQVLSRVNTLEEGKGGPRNDTEERVKIESALTSLHQRISELEKGQKDNRPGDKFQLTFPLRTNYMYAKVRKSLPEMYAFTVCMWLKASAAPGVGTPFSYAVPGQANELVLIEWGNNPMEILINDKVAKLPFVINDGKWHHICVTWTTRDGVWEAYQDGTQGGNGENLAPYHPIKPQGVLVLGQEQDTLGGGFDATQAFVGELAHFNIWDRKLTPGEVYNLATCSAKALSGNVIAWAESHIEIYGGATKWTFEACRQIN, encoded by the exons ATGCCGGCCCGCCGCGCCGCGCGCACCTGTGCGCTGCTCGCCCTCTGCCTCCTGGGCAGCGCGGCCCAGGATTTCGGGCCGACGCGCTTCATCTGCACCTCGGTGCCCGTGGACGCGGACATGTGCGGCGCGCCCGTGGCCGCCGGCGGCGCCGAGGAGCTCCGGAGCAATGTGCTGCAGCTCCGCGAGACCGTGCTGCAGCAGAAGGAGACCATCCTGAGCCAGAAGGAGACGATCCGCGAGCTGACCACGAAGCTGGGCCGCTGCGAGAGTCAGAGCACGCTGGACACCGCCGCCGGCCGCAAGCAGCCCGGCTCGGGCAAGAACACCATGGGCGACCTGTCCCGGACGCCGGCCGCCGAGACGCTCAGCCAACTCGGGCAAACTTTGCAGTCGCTCAAAACCCGCCTGGAGAACCTCGAG TACAGCCGGCTCAACTCCTCCAGCCAGACCAACAGCCTCAAGGATCTGCTGCAGAGCAAGATCGATGACCTGGAGAGGCAAGTGCTGTCCCGGGTGAACACGctggaggagggcaaggggggCCCCCGGAACGACACGGAGGAGCGGGTCAAGATCGAGAGCGCCCTGACCTCCCTGCACCAGCGGATCAGCGAGCTGGAGAAAG GCCAGAAGGACAACCGCCCTGGTGACAAGTTCCAGCTCACGTTCCCCCTGCGGACCAACTACATGTACGCCAAGGTGAGGAAGAGCCTGCCGGAGATGTACGCCTTCACCGTGTGCATGTGGCTCAAGGCCAGCGCCGCGCCCGGCGTGGGCACGCCCTTCTCCTACGCCGTGCCCGGCCAGGCCAACGAGCTGGTCCTCATCGAGTGGGGCAACAACCCCATGGAGATCCTCATCAACGACAAG gtgGCCAAGCTGCCCTTTGTCATCAATGACGGCAAGTGGCACCACATCTGCGTCACCTGGACCACCCGGGATGGGGTCTGGGAAGCCTACCAGGACGGCACCCAGGGCGGCAATGGCGAGAACCTGGCGCCCTATCACCCCATCAAGCCGCAAGGCGTGCTGGTGCTGGGCCAGGAGCAG GACACCCTGGGTGGCGGGTTCGATGCCACCCAGGCGTTCGTGGGGGAGCTGGCCCACTTCAACATCTGGGACCGCAAGCTGACCCCGGGGGAGGTGTACAACCTGGCCACCTGCAGCGCCAAGGCCCTGTCCGGCAACGTCATCGCCTGGGCCGAGTCCCACATCGAGATCTACGGGGGAGCCACCAAGTGGACATTCGAAGCCTGTCGCCAGATCAACTGA